Proteins encoded in a region of the Lepisosteus oculatus isolate fLepOcu1 chromosome 23, fLepOcu1.hap2, whole genome shotgun sequence genome:
- the sik2a gene encoding serine/threonine-protein kinase SIK2 isoform X3, producing the protein MKILDHPHIIKLYQVMETKNMLYLVTEYAKNGEIFDYLASHGRLSEPEARRKFWQILSAVDYCHNRKIVHRDLKAENLLLDGHMNIKIADFGFGNFFQPGEPLATWCGSPPYAAPEVFEGQQYEGPQLDIWSMGVVLYVLVCGALPFDGPSLPVLRQRVLEGRFRIPYFMTEDCEHLIRRMLVLDPSKRLTVAQIKEHRWMTLEVPVQRPVLYQQAAAPEEGEAGVGEHNEQVLRLMHSLGIDQHKTIESLQNKSYNHFAAIYYLLVERLKSHRSSFPVDQRLDARQRRPSTIAEQTVVKASSAPPPVGLLPQSVRLLRSPALPQASADSFTFPPSPCAPEPSLMEEEVGTPQVNGCLLDPLPPSTIRKAGPSSPSNMMETSIDEGIETEEPDSEEDPCQAFAALHTSRFGQRRHTLSEVTNQPGMVPSAGKLFNVGHNPSLGSVDSEYDMGFVHSDLSLLEDTPALNEVVLANTSITRMTPPFIGARPANPAMQALSSQKREAHNRSPISFREGRRASDTSLTQGLVAFRQHLQNLARTKGILELNKVQMLYEQMGPSDEPSAQPPLPDLLDAQQRQADLSHPQDGVSVYPGGPHPQILSRRQSLETQYLTHRLQKASLLASSPTSCQMFCKETPRSLEQQLQEHRLHQKRLYLQKQSQLQAYFNQMQIAEGSYPPRQALGHHHESSGSQPGQGVPTQQQPQPSAPQASPPFARVQPPLTPLLEPSPEPLTYEPYLGHYQDLQPMGVPPGLPLQSQPRDPLGYSYPGGDLALPPSPEPLYQEQYQYPAEPGQPPPLGRPEGVPGSYEGLALPELHSSFLDCEMMETVDSQHGFVLVN; encoded by the exons ACTACCTAGCCAGCCACGGGCGGCTCAGCGAGCCGGAGGCGCGCCGCAAGTTCTGGCAGATCCTGTCCGCCGTGGATTACTGCCACAACCGCAAGATTGTCCACCGCGACCTGAAGGCGGAGAACCTGCTGCTGGACGGGCACATGAACATCAAGATCGCAG ATTtcggatttggaaatttcttccaaccAGGGGAGCCCCTGGCCACATGGTGTGGGAGCCCCCCCTACGCAGCCCCTGAGGTGTTTGAGGGGCAGCAGTACGAGGGCCCCCAGCTCGACATCTGG AGCATGGGCGTGGTCCTGTACGTGCTGGTGTGTGGAGCCCTGCCCTTCGATGGCCCTTCGCTCCCCGTCCTGCGCCAGAGGGTCCTGGAGGGGCGCTTCCGCATCCCCTACTTCATGACTGAAG ACTGCGAGCACCTGATCCGCCGCATGCTGGTGCTGGACCCCTCCAAGCGGCTGACGGTGGCGCAGATCAAGGAGCACCGCTGGATGACCCTGGAGGTGCCCGTGCAGAGGCCCGTGCTGTACCAGCAGGCGGCGGCGCCCGAGGAGGGCGAGGCGGGCGTGGGCGAGCACAACGAGCAGGTGCTGAGGCTGATGCACAGCCTGGGCATCGACCAGCACAAGACCATCGAG TCCCTTCAGAACAAGAGCTACAACCACTTCGCCGCCATCTACTACCTGCTGGTGGAGCGGCTCAAATCCCACCGCAGCAGCTTCCCCGTGGACCAGCGGCTGGACGCCCGCCAGCGCCGGCCCAGCACCATCGCCGAGCAGACCGTGGTCAAG GCGAgcagcgcccccccgccggtcGGCCTCCTCCCTCAGAGCGTGCGGCTGCTGCGCTCCCCGGCTCTCCCCCAGGCCTCTGCGGACTCCTTCACCTTCCCACCGTCCCCCTGCGCGCCCGAGCCCAGCCTcatggaggaggaggtgggcaCGCCTCAG GTGAACGGCTGCCTCCTGGACCCGCTGCCCCCCTCCACCATCCGCAAAGCTGGCCCCTCGTCGCCTAGCAACATGATGGAGACCTCCATCGACGAGGGCATCGAGACGGAGGAGCCCGACTCCGAGGAGGACCCCTGCCAGGCCTTCGCCGCCTTGCACACCTCCCGCTTCGGCCAGCGGCGCCACACGCTGTCCGAGGTCACCAACCAGCCGGGCATGGTGCCCAGCGCAG GAAAGCTCTTCAACGTTGGCCACAACCCCTCCCTGGGCAGCGTGGACTCCGAGTACGACATGGGCTTCGTGCACAGTGACCTCAGCCTTCTGGAGGACACCCCCGCGCTCAACGAGGTGGTCCTGGCCAACACCTCCATCACCCGCATGACCCCGCCTTTCATCGGCGCGCGGCCCGCCAACCCCGCCATGCAGGCTCTGAGCTCGCAGAAGAGGGAGGCGCACAACCGCTCGCCCATCAGCTTCCGGGAAGGACGCCGCGCCTCCGACACCTCCCTCACGCAAG GGCTCGTGGCGTTCAGGCAGCACCTGCAGAACCTGGCGCGGACCAAGGGCATCCTGGAGCTCAACAAGGTGCAGATGCTGTACGAACAGATGGGCCCCAGCGACGAGCCCTCGGCCCAGCCCCCCCTGCCTGACCTCCTGGACGCCCAGCAGCGGCAG GCCGACCTGTCCCACCCACAGGACGGCGTTTCGGTGTACCCCGGTGGACCCCACCCCCAGATCCTGTCCCGGCGGCAGAGTCTGGAGACCCAGTACCTCACTCACAGGCTACAG AAAGCCAGCCTCCTGGCCAGCAGCCCCACCAGCTGCCAGATGTTCTGCAAGGAGACGCCGCGGAGCCTGgagcagcagctgcaggagcACAG GCTGCACCAGAAGAGGCTGTACCTCCAGAAGCAGTCCCAGCTGCAGGCGTACTTCAACCAGATGCAGATCGCCGAGGGATCCTACCCCCCGCGCCAAGCCCTGGGGCACCACCACGAGTCCTCGGGGTCCCAGCCTGGACAGGGGGTGCCCACGCAGCAGCAGCCCCAGCCCTCCGCCCCCCAGGCGTCCCCCCCCTTCGCTCGCGTGCAGCCCCCGCTCACGCCCCTGCTGGAGCCCTCCCCGGAGCCGCTGACCTACGAACCTTACCTGGGGCACTACCAGGACCTGCAGCCCATGGGCGTGCCCCCCGGCCTGCCCCTGCAGAGCCAGCCCCGGGACCCCCTGGGCTACAGCTACCCCGGGGGCGACCTGGCGCTGCCGCCCTCCCCCGAGCCCCTCTACCAGGAGCAGTACCAGTACCCCGCGGAGCCGGGGCAGCCGCCCCCTCTGGGCCGGCCGGAGGGCGTCCCGGGCAGCTACGAGGGGCTGGCCCTGCCCGAGCTGCACAGCAGCTTCCTGGACTGCGAGATGATGGAGACCGTGGACTCCCAGCACGGCTTCGTGCTGGTGAACTGA